GGGTGAGGGTGTTTGGGGAGGAACATCCTGAGCGGCCgctggggagagctgggagctTGAGGAGACCCCTCAGGAGCATGCTTggagtggggcagggggggtgcTTGGGAAGACCTCTTGGAGTGAGGATGTGTGGGGAGATGTCCTGGAGGGGCCAGCAGGGAGGGTGCACGGGGAGTTGCCTCGGGCAGATGCTTGTGGGGAGGCGAGGAGGATGCTCGGGGAGACCTCtcgggggctgggggctgctcagcactgtcctgccagccctggctgagccGCTGTGCCCCAGCTGGGCCCGCACCTGCCTCCCCGGCTGGCGCAGCAGCCCTGGCGGCTGCTCTTCTGCACCGGCCGGGACGGCTTCAGCCTGCGGAGCCTCTACCGGagcgcggccccgccgggcTCGCCCGCCCTGCTGCTCATCAGGGACACGGAGGCACAGGTAGGGTCGGGAAGCCCCTGCCCCGCGTCCCCGCTGCCCCCGGCAGGGTGGGGGGTGCGTGTCAAGGCTGGGGAGCCCCACCAAGCACCGCGGGACCCCCCTAcactcccttccccccccaggCCTTTGGTGCCTTCTCTGCCGCCGCCTTTCAGTGCAGCAAGGGCTTCTACGGGACGGGAGAGACCTTCCTGTTCTCGTTCTCCCCAGAGCTGAAggtgggggctgcagcctgccagctgGGGTaccccggggtgggggggggctggCAATTCCCCGGGGACCTGGACgcccagggtgctggggaggagcCTGGAGCAACAATGTGGGGTGACATGACTGGGTGGGTGGGTGTAGCAGCCAGGGGTCCCTGCATGGGGACACTGGCTGAGGTCCCTGCAGGGGTCTCTGCCAAGTGTGTTCCCCTGGGGTTTGACCAGGGCAGAGGAAcaagtccaacccctgccagcCAGGTGGAAGGGTGGGGGCTCAGGGAAGGGGACCCTGTCCAACCAGGCATCActggggtccctgcccatgccaagGTGGTCACAGCCCAATTTTGGTGGGATGTGGAGGCACCTCAGCTACATCTGCCTGTGCAgagggttttgtgtgtgtgagagagatgGGGCTGGTGGCATCAGTGGGTGGCAGCCTTCCTCTGGGGGTGggcccccagggctgctggcaggggtggTCCAGCACCAGGATGGTGCCCACAGGCTTGGCCAGGAGAAGCAGGACATGGTGGGGACAGGCAGACCCAGCTTTGTTTGGCAGTCCCCAGCTGTCCTGCACAGGATGGGGACGCTGCGCCCCAGCTCGCAGTCCTGGCCAACACTTGTCCCCATGCAGGTGTTCAGGTGGACAGGCAGGAACAACTTCTTTGTGAAAGGGGATGTGGACCTGCTGATGGTTGGTGGGGGCAGGTaagagctgtgccagcagcccaAGGGGTCCCCACCCTGATGGCCTGGTTATATGAAGCCAAACCCGTGGGTGGAGGTTGTCCCACAGCACTGGCCATTTCACCCCGCGGTGGCAGCTTGTCGTGTCTCATCCCGGTTTTGCCCATCCCTTGTGCCTGGAATCCTCAGCAGGAGGGCACTGGAGAGTGGGAACAGGGACAGGGTGGTGACTGGTCCACTGAGAGGTGGCTGGGAGGTCTCCAGGGAcacaggagcaggaggggaccCTCAGCTGACCACGCCATGGGCACCTTCCCAGTGGCAGACCTGGGCTGTGGCTGGATGGAGACCTGCACCACGGGGGCAGCCGCCCCTGCGACACCTTCGACAATGAGACCCTCTCGCCGCGGGAGGAATTCCGTGTCCAGGAGCTGGAAGTGTGGGGCCTGGCCtgaccctgcagccccctcaggGACAGGAGTGCACCACGCTTTGGGACCCATGTCTCGTGCCCTGCTgttccctgccagcacccactgAGCCTGAGGGGATGGTGcacagcctccctccctgcctccctccacccTGTCCCCATTTTGCCTGCCCACAGCTGGTgatggggacaggctggagtgGGATCtgagcccccctgcagtgctgccaccATGCTGGGTCCCCAGGGTGGCTGCAGGACTGACCCCCCAGCACCAAACACCCTGCCTGGTCAGGACAGAGAGAGCTGCCCCAGAAGGGGGGTGTGGCAGGGCCAAGGACAACAGGGTCCCCAGATGGAGGCACAAGCTTGGAGGGCAGCAGGATGTGGCAGGACCgagccagcccaggcagcctctgcccccctggctgcagcccccagggacAGTGGTGCCAGGGTGGGGGGGCACAGTGATGGCACCTCAATAAACAGGCAGAGATGCCTCCCAGCCTCCTTGCCTGGATGTGGAACAGCACCGTGgagctgtgcccagggctgggagagccagtcctgccccagcccagttTCTGCAGTGGGGTCCTGTCCCCACCCTTCAAGGCCACACTCTCTGTCCCCTGTTACACCCTGAGGACCAGGGCTTCCTCCTGAGAGGTGTCCAGGCTACACTGGGCATCTCACCCTGAACTGTCCCCACCAGGGAGAGAAGAGCCCTCCCCAGGCCCCTTCCCACCTGTGGCTCCACAACCTGCTGCCTCTTGCCTGGCTGACACAGCTTGGCCTCTCATTCCTCCTCCACCATCCCATCTCCCCTGTCCAAGCAGCAGGCCCAGTCCCACAGATGGGATTCAAGACAGAGGTGGCCCAGGGGTTTCTACAGGAGGACAAGGGACTCCCTGCTTTGTccacactgatttattttaggagagcagctgggcacTGATCTGAAGCACTAGCCCATGACCTCCCCAGCTGTCAGCTCCCACCCTAAACCTGCAGCTCTGTGAAGCCTGGATCCCATCAAACCCCAGGGGAGGGTGAGGGTGGAccctgtcccctcatccagatcaaTAATGGAAGACCACTGGGCCTGAACCCCATGCACCACTAGACTGGACTCCAACTCAGCTGTGCCCCAGGTCAACCACGCTCCGGGCCCAGCCCCTCAACCAGTTCTCagtccctccctgcctgctcacccAAACCACACTTCAACAGCTTGTTGAGGTAGACAATATCCACCACCCTGCCCTCAGCCACCAGGCTGctcctttcctcacaggaggTGATCAGGTTGGTCAATCATGACAtcacttttccttcttccccagcacaatagctggagcccagctggctgctgggaggatGCTGAAGCCAGgggcctgcccctgcctgctctgcccaaGCCAGGACCTGGccaagggctgcagctccaccagGAGGGGTTGGGTCCTGCCCTCTCACCCCTGGGCCCAGGGTCCctggcagctgagctggctCCACTGCACTCACCTTTCAGAGCAAACATGAATTCAAACACTACCACTTCAAGCTTTTCCATCTGCACTTCCACTGAGCAGAGTCTGTCCTTTGGAAATACATTTGGCTTCTTTGTGCAGCAGTAAGATCGTGTTTAATAAAGTTCACACACTGCAACTCCTTAAAAGAATAGTAAAATCATTGTTTATAAATTTATTTGTAGTCCAGAGAGGCTCAGattaacatttttgaaaaaaaggaaacactcTGTCTCTGAACATTAACTATGAATTTTTGCTTAAACAT
This sequence is a window from Apus apus isolate bApuApu2 chromosome 15, bApuApu2.pri.cur, whole genome shotgun sequence. Protein-coding genes within it:
- the TLDC2 gene encoding TLD domain-containing protein 2, which gives rise to MRRLQAHYQLLPDHDEDLLRNPGEPDGEEELGWAGAVGEAPELEEPCRLVLSTQSSILRDGEFQELGPHLPPRLAQQPWRLLFCTGRDGFSLRSLYRSAAPPGSPALLLIRDTEAQAFGAFSAAAFQCSKGFYGTGETFLFSFSPELKVFRWTGRNNFFVKGDVDLLMVGGGSGRPGLWLDGDLHHGGSRPCDTFDNETLSPREEFRVQELEVWGLA